The stretch of DNA CCCTTGGCAATTCACAACTCGCTGCTGGGAAACTTCGACAAAATAATGTCTTCCGACTTTCTGTCATCTCAGGATTTTTCATCGGTGAAGTTGATAGCCTGCGGAACATCCTACAATGCATCTCTGGTAGGAAAATACGCGATAGAGTATCTTGCAGGCATTCCCGTCACGGTGGAACTGGCATCGGAATGCAGATATTCCAGCGAGACTAGGGAGGATCCGCTGGTCATCTTAGTGACTCAGTCGGGAGAAACGGCAGATACTTTAGCAGCTGCGAGGCTGGCCAAGAAAAGAGGACACAGAACTCTGGCAGTTACAAATGTAGTGGGATCAACAATCACAAGAGAGGTAGACAACGTTCTTTACACGCAGGCAGGGCCTGAGATCGGAGTGGCAGCAACAAAGACCTACGTCACTCAGTTGATGGCCATGTATATGCTGGCGTTGAAACTGGGAAAATCAAGAACGTTGAGAAGGGATGAAATCCATCGTTACACCCACGGCCTGAAATCGATGCCGAGAACAGTATCCAATGTTCTTGCCAAATCAGATGAGATTTCAGAGGCGGTAGGTATGCTGACAAACGCTCAGAGCGCCTTCTTCTTAGGCAGGCATATCAATTACCCGACAATGCTCGAAGGAGCCTTAAAACTAAAAGAAATCTCTTATATTCATGCGGAAGGCTATGCAGCAGGAGAATTAAAGCACGGGCCTTTGGCATTACTGGACAGCAATACGCCGACAGTGGCGGCATGTGTCTGGGACATGTCTTATGAAAAAATGCTCTCGGCCATTTCAGAAGTGGCGGCAAGGGACAGTCCTGTATTGGGCATAGGAATAGAAGGAGACAGAGACTTAGAAGCAATTGTGGATAGAATAATCTCCATTCCTGAAGTGGAAGGGATTTTATCTCCCATTCCGCTCACAGTGGCAGTGCAGCTCATTGCATATCATACGGCCAGAAAACGCGGCTGCCCGATCGACAGGCCTAAGAATCTAGCTAAAAGCGTAACGGTCGATTAGACCCTTACATTGTTGGGAATTTCTTCCGGACAAATCACATCGTCAGGACATTTTTCAATCGGCAGACTGCAGATATTCCTGTCCATAATCTCAATTCCCGGCGGATATTCGAGGGAATCAATGAAACCGAACCAGTAGACGACAATGCCGTTGCCAAACATTTCAACATATTTTGAAAGCTGGCCTTTGAAATTCTTATTAAATTCTATTTTATCTCCAAATGAAGCTTTGGATTCAATCCAGTTTACAATGCGACCGTTTATTTTGACAGGTTCGTTAAGCAGGCAGTCAGGGGTCTTGGAGAACTTTCCGCGGAGATCGTTTTCTGTGCGGTATCCGAGTTCGTTCTCGGTAAGCCAGTTCTGAAGCATCTCTTCACCCCACTGGCCTCTTTTGACCTGAATGTCATTTCCCCAGGGAGAATATATGCTGTCTTCCTTCACGATGTCTAAAATCTCTTTTTTCAATTTCTGGTCTGCTATTGTCTCAGGCTCTCTCACATAACTCCAGTATTGTTTTTTAGAATACCCGTTCTGCTGGAACAGCATTAAACCGGTCAGGATTGGAGAAAAATCCCATTTCTGCGCTATACTCAAAATACTTTTTCCAGACTTCCATTCCCGCAGCATTCTGGGAAGATTTCTTTTGATTATGTGATGGCGTTTCATCGTTTTACGTACGGTACGCTGAGTGTAGATGACGTTCAGAAGCTCTCTGTCCAAACCGCTTTGGGCAGCTAGTCTGTCAACATCAGATTCCGTCTCCAACTCATCGTAGATACGTTTGTAATCCTCTAATTTCATGATTCTGACCCTTTTTGACAGGTTAGAGGCTAGAAGGAAGCGTCAATCTTAAACGTATCGTTTTTGTTTCGCTTTTCAAATTGACATATCTAGCAGTAATCAGTACAAATATTATTTGTTCAAAATATGCATGCTGCACATATATCCAAAAAAATTTAAATCATTAATGACCATGGATGACTCAGTCCCGCTTGCGGGCAAAAGCATCCTTGCGGTGTTGACATGGCTAAAACTAAATATGTATGTACCCCAGCTCCATCGACCTGGCTTCCGCCGGCGATCAACGATTCAAAGTGCTGGATGTGTTATGCTAAATCTTCTTTATTTGTTTCATTCCCGCTGGGATTGATTTTCGGATTTTACTTCTTATTCAGCGGCAGAGTGCCTCTGGGTGAGGTCCTTCTATGCGTGGCAGCAGTTTCAGTGATTCTTATTCTGCTGACAAATCCCTTGATCATGAAGTCCATGAATGAAGGCCGGTTCGGGCAGGCCAACAGATACCTGAAATTTTTTACAGTGATCTCCTTGTTCTGTATGATTTTCCCTGGATTCTTCTATTACATTGCTTATAAAAAGATACAGCCGGTCTTTAAGCCTCAGACTCAGCGTTATCCAACCAACTACTATGAGGGGCCGAGAAGCTACCCTCCAAATGTAACCGAAGGCGAAGAAATGTCCCCGGAAGAGGGATTTGTCATGTCAAAGAAGTAAGCTGGAGGAACATTATTGAGCATTTTTGAGATAATCATGCTGCTTTGTTTCGGAGCAGCGTGGCCTTTTTCCATACTTAACTCCTGGAGATCCAAGTCTACCAAAGGAAAAAGCGTAATTTTCCTGATCACTCTGATGATCGGATATGTCGCCGGTATCATCAACAAGCTTTACTACAGCTATGACGCCGTGATCTATCTTTACATTCTCAATCTGGTAATGGTCTTGATCGACACCTGCCTCTGGGTGAGAAACCGCAGGATCGAGCGTGAAGGCAGGGAACCGGACTCAATAATCTATGCCTGAAGAGGAAAGATTATTCCTTATCTTCTAAAAATAACAATATATATTTAATCTAAAACAGTATTAAATCCAACTTGGTTAAAAATATAAAAAAATGGAAGATGCTTATTGCATCTTAGCCATTGACTCTTTTAAAGCTTCAAGATTTTCAGGGTGTTTCTCGAAGTATTCCCTTACTGGAGCGAGGTAGTCACTCAGTGCCTTGGCGACTCCGTTCTTTAAATCTAGGGGATGAAGCTCCTGAGCAAGGTATGTCTTTTCCAGTTCTTCGTAAGAATTGAATTCGAGATTGCCGCCGAATTTTTCTGGTCTCTCAATGACAAGCTTTCCTCCCCTGCCGAATATGATGTACTTGCATACAGACAATACAGGATTTCCTTCAGCCTCAGGCGGACAGAAGGCTTTCTTCATTTTTCTTTGAATGTCTTCTGCGCTGTCGTGAATGAGAATATTGCTGTCTGGATGTGACTTGGACATTTTTCCGCTGATGGGATCCATCCTGTTCATGCCGCTGAGACCTGGAATTAAGGGAGTGTGGATAGCTACCGGAACCTTCCATCCAAGTTTTTCAGCTGCCTCTCTGGCGAGCATATGTGCCCTGCGCTGGTCGATGCCGGCATATGCCACATCAATATCCATTACAAAAATGTCGGCAGCCTGCATGAGCGGGTAGAGGAATTTAGAAGAGTCCAATTCAGCATCGTCTTCCTTGCGGCCCATGATGGTCATGGCGCGCTTTATTCTTGAGAGAGAAGTTACCTTTCCTACTTTGATTACAGTCTCCCAGTAACTGTTCTTCTCCATGATTTCAGAGGCGAGAACAAAGTTGACTTTGTCCATCGGGACTCCGAGAGCGGCAAAGCAGTCTCCCATATACTTGGCGCAGAGGCGGATTCTTTCAATATCTCCTCCGAGCTTGTCATTGATACGGGCATGCCAGTCAGCCATGAAAATAGTAAGTTCAAAGTCTGCATCGATGAAGTCGCGCATCTTGCTGGCACACAGGGCCCAGCCCAGATGCACAAGCCCAGAAGGCTCGAATCCGATATATGCCCGCGGTTTCTCTTTTTTGGACAGGAGAGCTTTCAGATCCTCTTCTGTCACAGTTTCTTCTGTGTTGCGTAACAGCAGGCTTAATCTTTCTTCGGCATTCATTTTGATCGTTCTTGCGTATCGTAAGAATGTATAAAGCTATTCCGCTACACACTGTCTAGCATGTGTACTGCTTGTTAAATGGATGATTTTTGTATGAAGCAGAATACTTAAATTAAGATAAACTGAAGCTTTGATTTATCATTGATTCTGTTTGAGAAAAATATCAAGCGATAATACAAGACTGCCAGATGAAATAAAAAAGAAAGTAGAAGCTTGAATGCTTCCGTTTAAAATCATTTAACTTTTACTGCAGTTCCGTAGGCAAGGATTTCAGCAGCACCGGCGGCCACCATTGAACTGGTGTACCTGACATTAATCACGGCGTCTGCCTG from Candidatus Methanomassiliicoccus intestinalis Issoire-Mx1 encodes:
- a CDS encoding C15orf41 family protein gives rise to the protein MKLEDYKRIYDELETESDVDRLAAQSGLDRELLNVIYTQRTVRKTMKRHHIIKRNLPRMLREWKSGKSILSIAQKWDFSPILTGLMLFQQNGYSKKQYWSYVREPETIADQKLKKEILDIVKEDSIYSPWGNDIQVKRGQWGEEMLQNWLTENELGYRTENDLRGKFSKTPDCLLNEPVKINGRIVNWIESKASFGDKIEFNKNFKGQLSKYVEMFGNGIVVYWFGFIDSLEYPPGIEIMDRNICSLPIEKCPDDVICPEEIPNNVRV
- the glmS gene encoding glutamine--fructose-6-phosphate transaminase (isomerizing), whose amino-acid sequence is MCGIVGYAGPRDAQQVLIDGLQRLEYRGYDSAGIAVVNEEESLQVFKDEGDVTKLTGSMPVIEGHIGIGHTRWATCGKPSKENAHPMIDCENCIALVHNGIIENRAELRDRLENEGHIFTSETDTEVLVHLLEEYYDGNLRSALARALEDVKGTYAVAAVRKGSNEIVAARKENPLIVGLGSEENFIASDVTAVLNYTNKVIYIEDGEILTLTPSGVEIFNDKGEKINKDYITIPWTAEDAQKGGFEHYMLKEIFEQPLAIHNSLLGNFDKIMSSDFLSSQDFSSVKLIACGTSYNASLVGKYAIEYLAGIPVTVELASECRYSSETREDPLVILVTQSGETADTLAAARLAKKRGHRTLAVTNVVGSTITREVDNVLYTQAGPEIGVAATKTYVTQLMAMYMLALKLGKSRTLRRDEIHRYTHGLKSMPRTVSNVLAKSDEISEAVGMLTNAQSAFFLGRHINYPTMLEGALKLKEISYIHAEGYAAGELKHGPLALLDSNTPTVAACVWDMSYEKMLSAISEVAARDSPVLGIGIEGDRDLEAIVDRIISIPEVEGILSPIPLTVAVQLIAYHTARKRGCPIDRPKNLAKSVTVD
- a CDS encoding tyrosine--tRNA ligase; this translates as MNAEERLSLLLRNTEETVTEEDLKALLSKKEKPRAYIGFEPSGLVHLGWALCASKMRDFIDADFELTIFMADWHARINDKLGGDIERIRLCAKYMGDCFAALGVPMDKVNFVLASEIMEKNSYWETVIKVGKVTSLSRIKRAMTIMGRKEDDAELDSSKFLYPLMQAADIFVMDIDVAYAGIDQRRAHMLAREAAEKLGWKVPVAIHTPLIPGLSGMNRMDPISGKMSKSHPDSNILIHDSAEDIQRKMKKAFCPPEAEGNPVLSVCKYIIFGRGGKLVIERPEKFGGNLEFNSYEELEKTYLAQELHPLDLKNGVAKALSDYLAPVREYFEKHPENLEALKESMAKMQ